From Selenihalanaerobacter shriftii, the proteins below share one genomic window:
- a CDS encoding LCP family protein, producing the protein MSKYNRFEKHRLKRQNKKEKRSKRKKIFKIGILVILLAAVVSVGVFVVMQKGQVKPKKELLIDQKLNLLVSGVDALQKGANRSDFIAVVSLDLESGNIGVLSLPRDTRVKIPGEEGYHKLNSAYAYGGIELLKETVKNNFKVPIDYYINTDFIGFKDIINTLGGVEVDVEKDLKYIDQAGGLYIDIPAGKQVLNGQEALEYIRFRHDKLGDIGRIQRQQKFLKAVVDKVSTPKIILKLPKLSKHLFDNIETDVPLTKGFKLATNLAGMFKNMNKDKIKMKTLPGEPRYIDGISYWVPNRWKSEAVIAKLIRSKEYLANSKLKIVVLNGSGQKGVANQIGDILSQSGYKVVKIGNANGFNYSRTQILFRPEFESEAKSLADYLDGKAITWENINSNLDAQNKVDIKIILGKNLNGS; encoded by the coding sequence ATGAGTAAATATAATAGATTTGAAAAGCATCGGCTAAAAAGACAAAATAAGAAAGAAAAGCGATCTAAAAGAAAAAAGATATTTAAGATAGGGATATTAGTCATATTATTAGCGGCGGTAGTGAGTGTAGGGGTTTTTGTCGTGATGCAGAAAGGTCAAGTTAAGCCTAAAAAAGAATTGCTTATAGATCAAAAATTAAATTTGTTGGTGTCAGGGGTAGATGCCTTGCAGAAAGGCGCTAATCGTTCTGATTTTATAGCTGTTGTTAGTCTTGACTTGGAAAGTGGTAATATAGGAGTTCTTTCTTTACCTAGAGATACTAGAGTCAAAATTCCTGGGGAAGAAGGTTATCATAAATTGAATTCGGCTTATGCATATGGTGGTATAGAATTATTAAAGGAGACTGTAAAGAATAACTTCAAGGTTCCTATTGATTATTATATAAATACTGATTTTATAGGGTTTAAAGATATAATTAATACTTTAGGTGGAGTAGAGGTAGATGTGGAGAAAGATTTGAAGTATATTGATCAAGCTGGAGGTTTATATATAGATATTCCTGCTGGTAAACAGGTTCTAAATGGTCAAGAGGCTTTGGAATATATTAGATTTAGACATGATAAGCTAGGAGATATAGGTAGAATTCAGAGACAACAAAAATTCTTAAAGGCAGTAGTGGATAAGGTTTCAACTCCTAAGATTATATTAAAGTTACCAAAATTATCAAAACATTTATTTGATAATATTGAAACAGACGTACCATTAACAAAAGGTTTTAAATTAGCTACTAATTTAGCTGGTATGTTTAAAAATATGAATAAAGATAAGATAAAGATGAAAACTTTACCAGGAGAACCGAGATATATTGATGGGATTAGTTATTGGGTTCCTAACCGTTGGAAGAGTGAAGCAGTAATAGCTAAATTGATTAGGAGTAAAGAGTATTTAGCTAATTCTAAATTGAAGATAGTAGTATTAAACGGTAGTGGTCAAAAAGGAGTTGCAAATCAGATAGGAGATATCTTATCTCAGTCTGGTTATAAAGTTGTTAAAATAGGAAATGCCAATGGTTTTAATTATTCTCGGACACAAATATTATTTAGACCTGAATTTGAATCAGAGGCCAAAAGCTTAGCAGATTATTTAGATGGAAAGGCTATTACTTGGGAGAATATTAATTCTAATCTAGATGCTCAAAATAAAGTCGATATTAAAATTATTTTAGGGAAAAACCTTAATGGTAGCTAG
- the nadD gene encoding nicotinate-nucleotide adenylyltransferase — protein sequence MLDELLKEDIKSLGIMGGTFDPIHNGHLVTAQAAAYQYDLDQVIFVPSANPPHKTEQKITNAEDRYIMVMLATMNNHKFNVSRIELEREGPSYTIDTVRVFKELLGEVDIYFITGADAILEIFTWKKAHQILKECKFIAATRPGYSLSKLKDGIYEKYRNQIFQLEIPGLAISSTDIRQRVQNKRPIKYQLPSAVEAYIKKRRLYLDT from the coding sequence ATGTTAGATGAATTATTAAAAGAAGATATAAAGAGTTTAGGGATCATGGGAGGTACCTTTGATCCAATCCATAATGGGCATTTAGTTACTGCACAGGCTGCAGCTTACCAATATGATTTGGATCAAGTAATCTTTGTACCTTCGGCTAATCCACCGCATAAAACTGAACAAAAGATTACGAATGCTGAAGATAGATATATTATGGTTATGTTAGCTACTATGAATAACCATAAATTTAATGTATCGCGGATAGAGTTAGAAAGAGAGGGCCCTTCATATACAATAGATACTGTACGAGTTTTTAAGGAATTACTTGGCGAGGTAGATATTTATTTTATTACAGGAGCCGATGCTATTTTAGAAATATTTACTTGGAAGAAAGCACATCAGATTTTAAAAGAATGCAAGTTTATTGCTGCTACTAGACCAGGATATTCTTTGTCTAAATTAAAGGATGGGATTTATGAAAAATATCGAAATCAAATTTTTCAGTTAGAAATCCCTGGACTAGCTATTTCATCTACTGATATTAGACAAAGAGTACAGAATAAAAGACCGATTAAATATCAATTACCCAGTGCAGTAGAAGCATATATTAAGAAAAGAAGATTATATCTAGACACTTAG
- a CDS encoding cytochrome c3 family protein: MQKKILILSLLTVICFIGSTVLAQGTPMIPKSHPEFNEDMAATKCADCHKVPEEMDTNEGGFCNQCHQFGPAHKTGPDPAHQVELDWKTKDCEQCHRLHAGPNPTHQISSETKNAQLCIECHVPGNTPEETLATEFCAKCHNLGDPKQHIKLEDKTAKICIRCHKYEE; the protein is encoded by the coding sequence TTGCAAAAGAAAATTTTGATTCTAAGTTTACTAACTGTTATCTGTTTTATTGGTTCTACCGTATTAGCTCAAGGAACACCAATGATTCCAAAATCCCATCCAGAATTTAATGAAGATATGGCTGCTACTAAATGTGCTGATTGTCACAAAGTTCCTGAAGAAATGGATACCAATGAAGGAGGGTTTTGTAATCAATGTCATCAATTTGGACCTGCCCATAAAACTGGCCCTGACCCTGCTCACCAAGTAGAACTCGACTGGAAAACTAAAGACTGTGAACAGTGTCACCGCTTACATGCAGGGCCAAACCCAACTCATCAAATCAGTTCAGAAACTAAAAATGCTCAACTATGTATAGAATGTCACGTACCAGGTAATACTCCTGAAGAAACTTTAGCTACTGAATTCTGTGCTAAATGTCATAATCTTGGTGACCCTAAACAACACATTAAACTTGAAGATAAGACAGCAAAAATCTGTATTAGATGTCATAAGTATGAAGAATAA
- a CDS encoding helix-hairpin-helix domain-containing protein has translation MFKFTKKEEIILLVVIITLIIGSSLLIVKHVMNSDSEAKLTVNKENVQSNLNQLDNQDKQEQEEHKNNGDKILVQIGGAAKKPGVYKLREGSRIFQLLEKAEGPTSEADLDNINLAKEMIDGEKIIIPSESMEESKENHEEIKDRSSIQDNQSNKINLNTASKKELQKLYRVGPVLSEKIIQYRNQHGGFDKIDEIKKVSGIGDSTYLRNKDRLAI, from the coding sequence ATGTTTAAATTTACTAAAAAAGAAGAGATAATCTTATTAGTAGTTATAATAACTTTAATAATTGGTAGTAGTTTATTAATAGTAAAACATGTAATGAATAGTGATTCTGAAGCAAAATTGACAGTAAATAAAGAGAATGTACAGTCAAATCTTAATCAATTAGATAATCAGGATAAGCAAGAACAAGAAGAACATAAAAATAACGGGGATAAGATTTTAGTGCAGATAGGAGGAGCTGCAAAAAAGCCTGGTGTTTATAAGTTAAGAGAAGGAAGTCGAATTTTTCAGTTATTGGAGAAAGCAGAAGGACCTACTTCGGAAGCTGATTTAGATAATATTAATTTAGCTAAGGAAATGATTGATGGTGAAAAAATTATTATTCCTTCTGAATCTATGGAAGAATCTAAGGAGAATCATGAAGAAATTAAAGATAGAAGTAGCATACAGGATAACCAAAGTAATAAGATTAATTTGAATACAGCTTCTAAGAAGGAATTACAAAAGCTATATAGGGTAGGGCCAGTATTATCAGAGAAGATTATTCAATATAGGAATCAGCATGGAGGCTTTGATAAAATAGATGAAATAAAGAAAGTGTCAGGTATTGGAGACAGTACTTATCTAAGAAATAAAGATAGGTTAGCTATCTAA
- a CDS encoding cytochrome c3 family protein, whose protein sequence is MTDTKKINLLFSITLVAVLALAVMVAMPSEVQAQAKDSESCISCHSKVKDQFQFRRSTHSLNDINCMDCHDSHSEKKTDSPKATLKMSEPELCYTCHEDVKLNFAQRNSHDLESGEMTCSSCHTPHGGPGGDINASLNKHSALAGRAGDLPNETCVSCHSEKEGPFVNQHSSVVAEEGCASCHTPHGSQNRFMLKHQRSDMVCRECHGTMPSFHYDDADLLNSDAKIVESGDRENCITCHGTIHGSNQDFMMMDE, encoded by the coding sequence ATGACAGATACTAAGAAGATTAATCTGTTATTCAGTATTACTTTAGTTGCAGTTTTGGCATTAGCAGTAATGGTTGCTATGCCTTCAGAAGTACAGGCGCAGGCTAAAGATTCAGAGTCATGTATATCCTGTCACAGTAAAGTAAAAGATCAATTTCAATTTAGAAGATCAACACATAGTTTAAATGATATTAATTGTATGGATTGTCACGATTCACATAGTGAGAAAAAAACTGATTCTCCTAAGGCTACATTAAAGATGAGTGAGCCGGAGTTATGTTACACTTGTCACGAGGATGTAAAGTTAAACTTTGCACAAAGGAATAGTCACGATTTAGAGAGTGGTGAAATGACTTGCTCAAGTTGTCACACTCCACACGGAGGTCCAGGTGGCGATATAAATGCTTCACTTAATAAGCATTCAGCACTAGCAGGAAGAGCAGGTGACCTTCCTAATGAAACTTGTGTAAGTTGTCACTCAGAAAAGGAAGGACCGTTTGTAAATCAACATAGTTCTGTAGTAGCTGAAGAAGGTTGTGCAAGCTGTCACACTCCACACGGTAGTCAGAATCGATTTATGTTAAAGCATCAACGATCAGATATGGTATGTCGTGAATGTCACGGTACTATGCCAAGCTTCCATTATGATGATGCAGATTTATTAAATAGTGATGCTAAGATTGTTGAATCAGGAGATAGAGAAAATTGTATAACATGTCACGGAACTATTCATGGTTCTAACCAAGACTTTATGATGATGGATGAGTAA
- the rsfS gene encoding ribosome silencing factor codes for MEINGEELARLITKAADDKKALDINILDLRGISILADYFVICSGKTEIQVKAIARAITGEVEEELDIELKRKEGMDQAKWVLLDYADVIVHIFQQEEREFYELERLWGDAKEVTWES; via the coding sequence ATGGAAATTAATGGTGAAGAACTTGCACGATTAATTACTAAAGCTGCTGATGATAAAAAGGCTTTAGATATTAATATTTTAGATTTAAGAGGTATATCAATTTTAGCAGATTATTTTGTAATCTGCAGTGGAAAGACTGAGATTCAAGTTAAGGCTATAGCAAGAGCTATTACAGGTGAAGTAGAAGAAGAATTAGATATAGAATTAAAAAGAAAAGAAGGTATGGACCAAGCTAAGTGGGTATTATTAGATTATGCTGACGTTATTGTTCATATCTTTCAGCAAGAAGAACGTGAATTTTATGAATTAGAAAGGTTATGGGGCGATGCTAAAGAGGTAACCTGGGAGAGTTAA
- a CDS encoding potassium channel family protein, with protein sequence MYIIIAGGGVVGRNLTKKLVVNHDVVVIDVEQEICERIYSQYGAISICGNATQIDVLQEARMEKCDIAVGVMQNDADNLAFSLLAKNYGVEKILVRMREPEYRSAYELAGATNIAGTMELMVEEFVNDIEQPDIRKVISIGDGKAEVSLMTIPKGAKCSGRSVSEIVNSKGFPEKCVIAGIFDQKADELIIPRGNKRIHSHNQVFLVATRENIEKAANYLKR encoded by the coding sequence ATGTATATTATAATTGCTGGTGGAGGGGTAGTAGGTAGGAATTTAACTAAAAAATTAGTAGTTAATCATGATGTAGTGGTAATAGATGTAGAACAAGAGATATGTGAAAGAATTTATTCTCAATATGGTGCAATCAGTATCTGTGGTAATGCAACTCAGATAGATGTTTTACAAGAGGCAAGAATGGAAAAATGTGATATAGCAGTAGGAGTTATGCAGAATGATGCTGATAATTTAGCTTTTTCATTATTAGCTAAAAATTATGGAGTAGAAAAAATATTAGTTAGAATGAGGGAACCAGAATATAGGAGTGCTTATGAATTAGCAGGAGCAACTAATATTGCTGGAACCATGGAATTAATGGTAGAAGAATTTGTAAATGATATAGAACAACCAGATATTAGAAAAGTAATTTCTATAGGGGATGGTAAAGCAGAGGTGTCCTTAATGACGATTCCTAAAGGAGCAAAATGTTCTGGTCGGAGTGTATCAGAGATTGTAAATAGCAAAGGATTTCCTGAAAAGTGTGTAATAGCAGGTATTTTTGATCAAAAAGCTGATGAATTAATTATCCCTAGAGGAAATAAAAGAATACATAGTCATAACCAAGTCTTTTTAGTTGCTACTAGAGAGAATATAGAGAAGGCAGCTAATTATTTGAAAAGATAA
- a CDS encoding methylenetetrahydrofolate reductase C-terminal domain-containing protein, with product MGQNTLKESMLKKDEFTVTWELVPGRGAREENQEFIFDGAKQAAESDKIDGITITDNPGGNPAISAEYLGMKAEEIGIPALVHFTCKDKNRNQMESFLYSLERENVNNILVMTGDYPVGGYDGRSRPVYDMDPTQVLEMVTDLNSGLEYKDAFGRSVGLKDTDFFPGAAVSPFKKLESEQMVQYYKLKKKVEAGAKFIIPQLGYDARKFHELIQFIEMNNWDIPVIGNVYVLSYGASRAMNANRIPGCVVTDKMVDKLAEEKEADDKGKHARLMRAAKMYAFMKGMGYAGVHLGGHGMGYEDVEFIIDKGEELAPNWKDYIHEFDFPMEDGFYYFQKDSETGLNTDKPASKDYRPKNDLHNRTFRVMHHAMFEPDGFLFKPMQLVCSAIDDSSLEKPFEFMERVIKTVSNDCQECGDCALFDLAYLCPMSQCPKNQRNGACGGSRDGYCEVYPNEKECIYVRAYDRLKPYGEEEQLKEYQIPPVNWDLHRTASWLNFYMGRDHSGKRMGITPPGSEKSGKSKKA from the coding sequence ATGGGACAGAATACGCTTAAGGAGTCTATGCTAAAGAAGGATGAATTTACTGTAACCTGGGAGTTAGTGCCTGGGAGAGGTGCTAGAGAAGAGAATCAAGAATTCATATTTGATGGTGCAAAACAAGCAGCAGAAAGTGACAAGATCGATGGGATAACTATCACTGATAATCCTGGTGGTAATCCAGCTATTTCAGCTGAGTATTTGGGGATGAAAGCAGAAGAGATAGGAATTCCTGCTTTAGTTCACTTTACTTGTAAGGATAAGAACCGTAACCAAATGGAGAGTTTCTTATACTCTTTAGAAAGAGAAAATGTTAATAATATTTTGGTTATGACTGGTGACTATCCAGTAGGTGGATATGATGGTCGTTCAAGACCTGTTTATGATATGGATCCTACTCAAGTTTTAGAGATGGTTACGGATTTAAACAGTGGATTAGAGTATAAGGATGCTTTTGGTAGAAGTGTTGGTTTAAAAGATACGGATTTTTTCCCAGGAGCAGCAGTTTCACCATTTAAAAAGCTAGAATCTGAGCAAATGGTTCAATACTATAAGTTGAAGAAAAAGGTAGAAGCTGGAGCTAAATTTATTATTCCTCAGTTAGGCTATGATGCTCGTAAATTTCATGAATTAATTCAGTTTATTGAAATGAATAATTGGGATATTCCAGTGATCGGTAATGTTTATGTATTATCTTATGGTGCTAGTAGAGCTATGAATGCTAATCGAATTCCTGGCTGTGTTGTAACTGATAAGATGGTAGATAAATTAGCCGAAGAAAAAGAAGCTGATGATAAAGGTAAGCATGCTCGTTTAATGAGAGCAGCTAAAATGTATGCTTTCATGAAGGGAATGGGTTATGCTGGAGTTCATTTAGGTGGACATGGTATGGGCTATGAAGATGTAGAATTCATTATTGATAAAGGTGAGGAGTTAGCACCTAATTGGAAAGATTACATTCATGAGTTTGATTTCCCAATGGAAGATGGATTCTATTATTTCCAGAAGGATTCAGAAACTGGATTAAATACTGATAAGCCAGCTAGCAAAGATTATAGACCAAAGAATGATTTGCATAATAGAACATTTAGGGTTATGCATCATGCAATGTTTGAACCAGATGGATTTTTATTTAAACCTATGCAGTTAGTATGTAGTGCAATTGACGATTCATCTTTAGAAAAACCATTTGAATTCATGGAAAGAGTTATTAAGACTGTTTCTAATGATTGTCAAGAATGTGGAGATTGTGCATTATTTGATTTAGCTTATTTATGTCCAATGTCACAATGTCCTAAGAATCAAAGAAATGGTGCCTGTGGAGGTAGTAGAGACGGATATTGTGAGGTATATCCTAATGAGAAGGAATGTATATATGTACGGGCTTATGATAGATTAAAGCCATATGGTGAGGAAGAACAGCTAAAAGAATATCAGATACCACCAGTTAATTGGGATCTGCACCGTACTGCTTCTTGGCTTAACTTCTATATGGGTCGTGACCATTCAGGTAAGAGAATGGGTATTACTCCTCCAGGTAGTGAGAAGAGCGGTAAGAGTAAGAAAGCATAA
- the yqeK gene encoding bis(5'-nucleosyl)-tetraphosphatase (symmetrical) YqeK: MMLEKEMLKLLKQMISEDRLNHSLGVRDTAIELAKIYEIDLKKARIAGLLHDCAKGLSNNNLLKKAEKFGIVIDGVTIIVPPLLHGPVGAEFAKRKFKINDEEILNAIRIHTLGSEEMTSLEKIIFLADYIEPNRKCSGLDKLRKIARSNLDLAVRKACDRTLKFHLDNHDVIHPQTLATRNAFLRKGG; the protein is encoded by the coding sequence ATGATGTTAGAGAAAGAAATGCTTAAATTATTAAAGCAGATGATTTCAGAAGATAGATTAAATCATTCATTAGGAGTAAGAGATACGGCTATAGAATTAGCTAAAATATATGAGATTGATTTAAAAAAAGCAAGAATTGCTGGTTTATTACATGATTGTGCTAAAGGTTTATCCAACAATAACCTGTTGAAAAAAGCGGAGAAGTTTGGTATAGTGATTGATGGTGTGACTATTATAGTTCCACCCCTATTACATGGTCCAGTAGGAGCTGAATTCGCTAAGCGTAAATTTAAGATCAATGATGAAGAGATTTTAAATGCTATTCGAATTCATACTTTAGGTTCCGAAGAGATGACAAGTTTGGAAAAAATTATATTTTTGGCTGATTACATTGAACCTAATAGAAAATGTTCAGGTTTAGATAAACTACGTAAAATAGCTAGATCTAATCTGGATTTAGCAGTTAGAAAGGCATGTGATCGTACTTTAAAATTTCATTTAGATAATCACGATGTAATACATCCTCAGACATTAGCTACCCGTAACGCTTTTCTTAGAAAGGGTGGATGA
- the leuS gene encoding leucine--tRNA ligase: MQDRYDFQSIEEEWQQYWDDEDIFKSEADLDKPKYYTLEMFPYPSGNLHMGHVRVYSIGDVIARFKQMQGYNVLHPMGWDAFGLPAENAAIQRDIHPNSWTWDNIANMKKQLERLGISYDWEREVATCHPNYYKWTQWLFLQLYNEELAYKQESTVNWCPGCETVLANEQVVNGGCERCDSEVIDKDLAQWFFKITDYADELLAEHELLKDWPERVKIMQRNWIGKSEGVEIKFPIDDIDEELRVFTTRPDTVYGATYMVLAPEHPLVTDLIAGKEEEEDVKEFIAEMANKDEEERTSTESEKRGVFTGAYAINPMTEEKIPILVANYVLMGYGTGAIMAVPAHDQRDFDFAKKYDLDIKVVVKPEDEEFSGDTIDEAYTEDGVLANSDMLNGLDVDSAFDKIADYMEDNDIGNRNINYRLRDWLVSRQRYWGTPIPIIYCDECGVVPVPEAELPVELPTDADFTGQGESPLAQVDDFVNTTCPECGGAARRETDTMDTFVDSSWYFLRYTDPNNDEKIFDSKKANYWMNVDQYIGGIEHAILHLLYARFFMKFINDLGLTDVKEPFERLLAQGMVLKDGSKMSKSKGNVVDPVEIINEYGADTARLFILFAAPPERDLEWSDEGVEGASRFLRRIWRLTAEYIDQVKDLDLDNIQFPNLSKLEKELNREIHQGIKKVTEDLDERKNFNTAISAIMELVNAVYSYIDQVEEENIKLLGSAVKSIVLLLAPFAPHMTEEIWSKLGYTGSIHKQEWPEYDEEALKKDEITIVVQVNGKVRDRVEVAADITEDELKEVVLSQDKIQDYLEDKELIKTIVVPKNLVNLVIK; this comes from the coding sequence ATGCAGGATAGATATGATTTTCAGTCTATTGAAGAGGAATGGCAGCAGTATTGGGATGATGAAGATATATTTAAGAGTGAAGCAGATTTAGATAAACCAAAGTATTATACATTAGAGATGTTTCCTTATCCATCTGGGAACTTACATATGGGGCATGTTAGAGTTTATTCAATTGGAGATGTAATTGCTCGCTTCAAGCAAATGCAGGGTTATAATGTTTTACATCCTATGGGATGGGATGCTTTTGGGTTGCCTGCTGAAAATGCAGCTATTCAGAGAGATATTCATCCTAATAGTTGGACTTGGGATAATATTGCTAATATGAAGAAGCAGCTAGAGAGATTAGGTATTAGTTATGATTGGGAACGTGAAGTAGCAACTTGTCATCCTAATTATTATAAGTGGACTCAATGGTTATTCTTACAATTATATAATGAAGAATTAGCTTATAAACAAGAATCTACGGTTAATTGGTGTCCAGGTTGTGAAACTGTATTAGCTAATGAACAAGTAGTTAATGGAGGCTGTGAACGGTGTGATTCTGAAGTTATAGATAAAGATTTAGCTCAATGGTTCTTTAAGATTACTGATTATGCAGATGAATTATTAGCAGAGCATGAATTATTAAAAGATTGGCCTGAAAGAGTCAAGATTATGCAGAGAAATTGGATAGGTAAAAGTGAAGGGGTTGAAATTAAGTTTCCTATAGATGATATAGATGAAGAATTAAGAGTCTTTACTACTCGTCCTGATACAGTTTATGGAGCTACATATATGGTTTTAGCACCTGAACATCCATTAGTAACAGACTTGATAGCTGGTAAGGAAGAAGAAGAGGACGTAAAGGAATTTATAGCTGAAATGGCCAATAAAGATGAAGAAGAGCGAACTTCTACGGAGTCAGAAAAGCGGGGAGTCTTTACTGGTGCGTATGCTATTAATCCTATGACTGAAGAAAAAATTCCAATTTTAGTTGCTAATTATGTTTTAATGGGTTATGGGACTGGAGCTATTATGGCAGTACCAGCTCATGATCAACGTGACTTTGATTTTGCTAAAAAGTATGATTTAGATATAAAAGTAGTTGTTAAACCAGAAGATGAAGAGTTCAGTGGAGATACTATAGATGAAGCCTATACTGAAGATGGAGTCTTAGCTAATTCAGATATGTTGAACGGTTTAGATGTGGATTCTGCTTTCGATAAGATAGCAGATTATATGGAGGATAATGATATTGGTAATAGGAATATTAATTATCGTTTAAGAGATTGGTTAGTTTCCAGGCAGCGTTATTGGGGAACTCCTATTCCAATTATTTATTGTGATGAGTGTGGAGTAGTTCCAGTGCCTGAAGCAGAATTACCAGTAGAATTACCGACAGATGCAGATTTCACAGGTCAAGGAGAATCACCATTAGCCCAAGTAGATGATTTTGTAAATACTACTTGTCCAGAGTGTGGAGGTGCTGCTAGACGAGAAACAGACACAATGGATACTTTTGTTGATTCCTCATGGTACTTCTTAAGATATACTGATCCTAATAATGATGAAAAGATATTTGATTCTAAAAAAGCTAATTATTGGATGAATGTTGATCAGTATATTGGTGGAATAGAACATGCTATTTTACATCTATTATATGCTCGTTTCTTTATGAAATTTATTAATGATTTAGGACTTACTGATGTTAAGGAGCCATTTGAAAGGTTATTAGCTCAAGGAATGGTTTTAAAGGATGGATCAAAGATGTCTAAATCAAAAGGGAACGTGGTTGATCCAGTAGAGATCATTAATGAGTATGGTGCAGATACAGCTAGATTATTTATTCTATTTGCAGCTCCTCCAGAAAGAGATTTAGAATGGAGCGATGAAGGAGTAGAAGGTGCATCTAGATTCTTAAGGCGTATTTGGAGATTAACTGCTGAGTATATTGATCAGGTTAAAGATCTTGATTTAGATAACATTCAATTTCCTAATTTAAGTAAATTAGAAAAAGAATTGAATCGAGAGATTCATCAAGGGATTAAGAAGGTTACTGAGGACTTAGATGAAAGAAAGAACTTTAATACAGCAATTAGTGCAATTATGGAATTAGTAAATGCAGTTTATTCTTATATAGATCAAGTTGAAGAAGAAAATATTAAATTATTAGGATCAGCTGTTAAGTCAATAGTATTACTATTGGCACCATTTGCACCACATATGACTGAAGAAATCTGGTCTAAGTTAGGTTATACTGGAAGTATTCATAAGCAAGAATGGCCGGAATATGATGAAGAGGCTTTAAAGAAAGATGAAATTACAATTGTAGTGCAGGTCAACGGTAAAGTAAGAGATAGAGTAGAGGTTGCAGCTGATATTACAGAAGATGAATTAAAAGAAGTAGTATTATCTCAAGATAAGATTCAGGATTACTTAGAAGATAAAGAGTTAATTAAGACAATAGTTGTACCGAAGAACTTAGTTAATTTAGTGATAAAATAA